Within Sorghum bicolor cultivar BTx623 chromosome 2, Sorghum_bicolor_NCBIv3, whole genome shotgun sequence, the genomic segment ATGTCCAAACCAAAAAGGGCCTTAATCCGCAGTGATGGAGCCATGATCCTGACTAATAAACCATAGAGCCATGCTCCTGGCTAATAATCCATGGAGCCATCTCATATCTATACAAGAAATCCAACACGCACATTTCCTTGATCATAGTAACTGGAGCTGTAAGGCAATACTGTTTCTGATGTGTGTAGCAATCATGCTGACCAGCGAGGCTTCTTGCTAAGTGAAGGAAAGACTGTCTGTCCCAATGCATCCCATTCCCTAGTGCTGCCTTATCTTTATTTGTCTCTCTTTTGTCTTCGATCTCATACTACTCCTTCACTGCCCCGGTTGGTTTCCTTTTCAGCATAGAAGTGTCTTGGGGAAGGTTTAGCTATATATGTCCATGAAGCATTGTTTACTCAAGTGAATGCAGCTCGGGTGCAGGAGTAGGCTAAACCACTGTACTGTGGAATTTAATGAGAAGTGCAGGCCTTCCAAGGCTGCAATAATCCACATGTTAGTGTAATTAAGCTACCAGTCTAAGAATATATGGTGATCAAAATCAAGTGGAAGTAGCCAGGCCGAGGATAGGTTTTTGTTGTCTATTCCAATAAAACCAATTACACTCATTGCATGCTAGGGTAGCTAAATATTTAAATTTAGGCATATATCATTGAAATGGCCCAATGCAAAGGTGTGGTCAAAGTGGGTCACAGCAATAATCAAAGTAACGGTTCTTTCTGTGACAACCTTGTCCAAAATCCCTACTTCTTGGGTACAAATTGGATCCCATTATAGTGGTAATAGTTGATGATCACCCCTCCTGCAGCGTGCATAAACGTGGATTCCATCAAAGCCAGGCTATCTGGTTGTTATGCACTTACGTTGAACACCTCCTTTGGGTATATGTGGATTCCATCAACTAAGATTTTAGGAAAATGGATATTATTCCCAATAGAACTGTTGAACTTTTGTGACAGGACTTCTTTATTTCATCCCATTCCTATAGAGGAAGATGTGATCTCCATTGGGCGACCCTCTACTGTAATAGGAGTATTCTTTATCTATGTTATGCGTTTCAGGTAATAAGCTACTAGCAGAATAAAGATTAATTAGGAGGGTTAAGTGAGACAGTGGTAGTCTCTAATAATTATACTCTGGAAGCATTGTGTATTAGTCTGGTATACAATGTATGTGGTTGTCCAAACAAGAATTACGAATTCAATCAGACGGACTATATGTGTCATAAATTCAATGACACGCAGTTTGGATGTAGTGCTTTGATTGCTGGCCGAGTTGAAGAGGAGAGAATAGAGGTAACTGCGCTTCCAAAGTTCCAACAACTGTTAATGACGTACATAATTTCTGTGCACTTGATCGAGTGAGAATAGCTAAGAATACAAAGGCACAATTGCTTCCATATTATTCAACCGCAACATGAACGTTCAAATCCTTAATATTCATATGGACCAACACTTGACAGAACATATAAGTTTTTGGAGTCCCTGTAATTCTCCCATTAATTTCTCAATGTCAGGCGGCACAACAAAGTTTGTATATATATCCTCATAGTCCTATCTCGGGTAGGCATCCACGAGACTAAAGAGTTGTACATGGAGGCTCTCATAATATGAGGACTGGCTTCCATATGCATCAGGGGGAGTCTATGCTTTTAGAACAGCTAGGCATACAATGCTATTGAACAGTATGTAGTTCCCATATGGAACAGTCCATGGTTGTCATAGAATAACTAGGGGTTGTTTGGTTGGCCCAGGCAGCAACATCCCACCACAAGCAATCAAAATCCTAACGCCTGAAATTGTTGCTTGGCCCAGGCAACTTTTCCAGAATGCAAACTCATATGGTGTGCCAATGCAAGTGCATGCTACCATACTTGTAGCATCAATAGAGGTATACCGTACACCATGTATTCAATGGTTGTATGCAAAGGCTAATTATTAGCTAGCTAACTTTTCATCCTACCCCATACAAACAGGTGTATATATAATAGGTGATCTAACTTTAGTCTGGactaataacaaaccaaaatcAAAGCAGATTAATGTTCAATGAGAATCCGGCGGAGTTACAATTATTTCAAGCTGAGTAGGAAAGGCTAGTGGAACAATGAAGGATATGATTCGTGGTGgtatctatacctaataataaattgtgaaaatttcagcTCATCATATCTTTCTATCCACTAGTCCACCAGGTATTAGGTTCTTTAAACTTCCAGTGTCCCTATAGGACTATGATTACAATTACCTAAAAAATATGGTCAGCTTTAGTCCAACCAAACATCGTGTGTGTGCGTCTCAAGAGTCTAGGTTAATCGTGTGCATGGCTCCTCTATGGGCCCAACCACCAAGACTCCGAGACGAGTTCACAtcaggaaaaaaagaaaaatcttgGTGTGCATGCGCCTCCAGGTTACTCGTGTGTATATGCCTCCATGGGCCCAGATTGGGAGTTTGAGACGAGTTCACATCGAGTTCCGGTAGCACAGAGACATGTTCTATAAAAGCCACTGGCCTACTGTGGTCGTGGTAAACTCATTTGTGTATTTACAAGGTGCATGCAAATCAAGATCACCAGACCTTTTGCTTGTTCATAGGGTTCAAGATGAAAAAACTACAAACAAGTATAATATAAACAACAAATGAATAGTAAAAATCTATCTAAAGATTTACATAGACCTcggcttcccaataaaaagtgtaTTGTTAGCTTCTTGTTTTTTCACTAACAATGCACAAATTGACAGAACTTATACAATCTAtataaaatcaaaatcaaatctAGAAATTATAATTCAAAATTTTGTTAGGCTCTTTTCAACCAGAGAGTGTAAGGTGACATTGCGCATGAAATAAAAATCCTAAAAAGTCTAAGAGCATGTATATAAACTATATATAGATAGTCTACTTCAAATTCAGTTTTAAAAGCTTTAAAATTGTCAAATTTAATACAAAGGATAAAACACAAATAAATATAACAAAGTGCTCATTTTCTACAAACGTCCGTTCGAGGAAGCTTCGTGTGAACATTTCgttctttcattttttttcattCTATGTATTTTTCTGGACAATAGTAGTGTCATTTATATATATTGGACAATGGTACTCTCAAAATATCGTACGGCACAAAAGTGCATCTCTTGCATTCCATGTAAACAGTTAATACCTATAACTCAAATGGTTCAATCTTTCAGAAAATGTTTTATTGTGCATTATTCATCTTTATTtgtttcaagattttccatatTCTCAGGGATTTGGCCTTTGAATCAATACCATCGCCTTcacaatttaaaaaaaaaactcttcaTTTGTGACCTTTCATATTTTAGATATCTTCACAGGCATCTTGAGGCCTTACTTTCTAGACCTTTATCCTCACTCGCCTTAAATTAACAGTTTGACATTTCCAGAAATAATTTAATCCTCATCAAATGTTGAGGCAACATTTCTAGTAACAGCTAAATCATAATAAAGATGTTGAGTCAACTTTTATAGCAGAAATACAGACATGATGCACTTTTGAGTGAAAATAAATCCATAATTCTATATAGAAATTTTTAACAAAGAAACCTACAGGATGCTGCTGAACAGTTCTTGATCGTCACATAGAGTAGTCAATGGTCGTCGTTTTACACACTATCATGGCGTACCAAATAATAGTAGTACCAGTAGAAGCATTAGTAATGAAGGTAAACGAGGATTATTGAATACATATTGTATATCGGATGTAACTGGGTAATGCATTGGCTACTTGTCTTTCTACATAATGGATAAAATCCAGCTTAGAAAACAAAAGAATCTGGACCAAGTATTACAAACATTTGACATGACAAATCCATATTAGATCCAACTTATTAAGACTCAATCCTAATACTTAAAGGTCATCCAAAAGAACAAAAGAGTTCCAAAGCCACGACTTCTAACACTCGAATTGCATAATCCCTCTCAGTGTGCGGCAGCCTATGATGCGCCGCTGCTGCACAGTGCAATCCAGCAACTTAACACATATACATCAGAAGTGGTTGCAAGGTAGTAAGCAATATATAGCCAAATGGAGTAGTAGCTTCTTTCCTGATGCCTTCCATTTTCACTAAAGGGATATATAAGTGCCTTGCACTCTCTTTTCTCTTCCTCATCTCTTTGTGGTGTTTTATATAGGGTGGTCATAGCGCTTGAAGTCCTATTGCAGTTTCTTTTTCTCACACACCACATGGAACGACATGACCAAAAGGGTTAATTATAATTAATTTCTCATATGGGTTGTCTTTAAAATGTTAATTTAAAAGGGGGATCAAATCTATAAAATCTAGAAACTCTCACTTTTTATTTAGCTGAAAATCATTTTATTCATTAAAATCACAATATTTATAGGCAGAATCAAGAGCGAAGCCAAAGCACAACTTAGTTCAGCTCTCATGTACtattatttatgaaataaaataCCTCATGGAAAACCATTTAGACTTCGTTTGTTCCATCGCACCAACGAATTGAACGTTCAAGGCAcacaagaaaaacaaaaaacaaaacaaaacaaacctGATCTCCAAATACTCATCAACTCCAGAAACCCACGGCTCAACATATAAGGGTTTTTTTTTGGTTTACTTATTAATCTGTGCTTGTCATCCTtgtagtaaggccttgtttagttcacccaaaaactaaaaacttttcaagattctccgtcacatcgaatcttgtggtacatgcattaatgcatatatatagcattaaatacagttaaaataaaaactaattgcacagtttgcctgtaaatcacgagacaaatcttttaagtctatttactctatgattgaataatgtttgtcaaataaaaacaaaagtgctacaatatcaaaatctaaaaactttttggatctaaacaaggcctaagttctcCTTTGTTCCACCGTACCACTTTTGTCATGGGTAGTCCCTCTAAACCcaaatggtgtatgcctttttAGATCTGTCTGCCATACATGGCACACAGTTAGTTTCTTGATCTTTTGTTGTTTGAATCCCAATTAAATACCACGTGAATGTAGCGTGTTGTCTGCTATACATATATATTTGACAATTGTTTAAATTTTATCGGATATTTGATCCGTATAGTTTTGATTGTCGTTTTGTATCGTATTTtccacccatgaacttataccaGTTTTATGCCTTGCAGACCTCGAATAAAATCACCAAGTCATTTCCACTCTCATCGATAATATAAAATGTTGAAAAATATGCATGCATATCTTGATTTATTgttgtataagtataaagaattTTTCGTGCGTGCTCTGCAGGTAATCTAGTGAGTCAGGACCAACATCCTTCCATCCTTAGGATAAACCATTATACAAATCTAATGTTCCCCGCATAAATTTAATTAATGCAATGTGTTAAGATAGTAGTTTTGTTAATTATTAATGGAGTCAAGCACCAGCATGGTAGAAGTTGTATGGGGCCACTATATATACATTCGCTTTAATACTCACAATTTCCTTGTCGGTCTTGCCCTCAAGTTTATCGTTACTCGATCGGTTCGGTTATCAACGTATGTTGATCCTTGCTTATTCTCATGGGGCGCCTAGTGAGCGCCAGCTACTTATGAAGCGTTAGTGAAAAAAACATTGACATCAGCAAAAATCGATTATGTACTAGTgtccggccttgtttagttccaaaaattttgaaaaaatcgacactatagcactttcgtttgtatttgacaaatattgtccaatcatggactaactagagtcaaaatattcatctctcggcaatttcgaccaaactgtgcaattagtttttactttcgtctatatttaatacttcatgcatacgtctaaatattcgatgtgacgggaaatctgaaaaattttgtaaaattttttgggaactaaacaaggcctagccttTTGTTAGAGGAAGCTGCCGTTGCTTCTACAAGCTATTCTCACCATCTTCAAAACCACTACTCTCTCTGTCTCTTTTAAGTGTCACTATGATATTCATGTTGATCAAACTTTCATAAGTTGGGTaggtttataaaaaaatattagcaatatttatatcttcaaataattttattataaaaaataatttaacgatctatctaatgatattaattacatattatgaatattaatattttattatatatatctctactataattgaaatcttctccagACAAATCCCACCAACAATATCAACGACTCACAACACATGTCATACAGATTAGACGGCccagattagaagtatgatcacgaccttacaTCACATCTCTACTCTTTGGAGGACCGCGTCGGGCTGGCCTCAAGCGCTAATTCTCCCCGCGATCCGGCTCACCGTAGTTCTTCCCGGCCAAGAAGCGGAGGCCCTCGTCGCGCAAGGACGAGTCGCCGCGACCCGAGACGCAGCATGAGAGCCCCGGCGGCGCCAAGGGGTCCCTAGAGGGCTACCTCGCCCGTTCGCTTTCCACCCGtgccgcggcggcggcatcgGTGCTCCCCGTGAGGTCGCCCAGCGGCGGGGACCCGGGCGCCAGGCGGAGCCTCTCGGCCGCAATGGATGTCGATGTCGGTTCCTCGGCTCCAGTGGTGGCGGTGGTAGGTGACGGGGCAGACTTTGATCTCAAGAGGAGCACGGCGGACTTCTTGTCCCATTCTTGGCCCGACGCAGTAGACCGGCGGCGTGGGGCGGTCCGGCACGCACAGCCCGTCCCTGAGCGCCCACATCGCGCGCGGCTCCAGCGACTCGAAGGAGTTGATGAGGATGTCGCGGGCTTCCGGCATCCGGGCAGCCACGCCGATGATGCCCTTGCACGCCTCGCCGTCGTCCGCCAGCCCCTGCGCCAGGTCCGCAACCGTGAACGGAGGAGCGCCCGGGAACGACAGGACGGCGGAGTTCCCGAGCGCCGCGAAGCTGGTGCCCACTCTGGCGCGCATGGCggggaggccgaggaagcaggcGAGGCCGGCGGTGCCCGAGGGGAAGAAGAAGTAGGCGGGCAGGCCAAGCTCGGCGGCGACGTCGAGCGCGTCGGCGCAGAACATGTCGAGGACGATCGCCTGGACGCagcgcgacgacgacgacgacgacgacagcgcgCGAAGGAAGTCGCGGAGCGGCGCATTCGTGGCGCGGAGGAAGCGGAGCATCCGGGCCAAGGGGACATCAGGCTcggcgtcgtcggaggccgccggcggcggcggtggcggggaAAGCACGTGCAAGGCGACGGAGGCGTTGGAGGCCTTGGCGCGCGCGACCGTGGAGGCGAAGCCGTTGGCGTAGACGGGCGGCTCGAAGACCGCGATGGCGACGTCGACCTGGTCTCCGCCGTGGCGGAGGAACGCCTTGGCCAGCTCGAGCATCGGCGCGAGgtggccgacgccgacgcccggATACAGCACCACCGTCTTCTTCTCCATGGCTCGCCCGGCTGACGACGTACTCAACTGCTAGCTGGGCACCAGCGGCACTGCCCGGCCGCGTCTTTCTGGAAAGTTGCTGCTAGCCACTAGAGTAATCTTGTTGCTCGAGTGCTATCCTGCTTTTGACGGGTGACTGTGATTACAGCGAGGTTTGGGTGCATCAATCACCATGGTGGGTCAGAGGCTGTGGAGGTTTGGTTATGCCTTAACAAGTCAAATCTGGAACCGtttctttatttttcttttttttcccttttgaACTTCTCATTATGTTCTTTTCAGCAGGAATCTTTTGAGGGGGAACAATGATCTAGATCATCTGAAACTTCTGAACAGGAGTATTTTAATTTCTCTTTAGCCTTATGTATAATTTAGTGTTTACTTGTCTTCTTGGCATTGCGTGATAGACTGGTGCCTGATTTTGTTAggcattttttgttttattattccTTTAATCGATCTCtacaattttgtttttcttgctTGTTTGTCCAATAAGGCAGGTATACATCTACACTAACTACAATTGTTACCAAAGTTACAAGACAAATGATGGACATTTGTAGATCAACTGTGTTTCTCAACTTTTCTACATAGCATTTGTTAAAATCAAATATATGTTCCCAAATGAAGTACTGTAATTTTCATATAGACTTTTTTGTTAGTGGGGTAGGTTTGTTTTttagttttatgattttttttagttttataatttttttctaatgtcaccgtagcgttagcacgggtaaTATACTAGTTTGATCAAAGTTGAGTATGTTTAATTTGTCGAAAAGTGAGAACCGTGGTTAAAAAGGGATACAAGGAGTATGAGAGCTgacttttaaaaaaaacaaattgacAACGATATGTGAGCTGATTCGGAATTTTGGACATGTAATGGAGACGTTTGTCCCCTTGGGCCGTTGGGCCTGGGCTTTAGCTCCCTTTTGCTGTCGATCTGACAAACTACACTTGACAGCCATGTTGCTCTCCGGCCGCCACCACAAATTCCCCCCTTCCTCACCGCCGGCCTCCTTCCGCTCCCCACACCTCCGCCGTCTCCGGCCGCTTCGGCCACCACCAACCCTTGCATCCGCGaaccctccgccgccgccatcgccaCTACCTTCCCATTTCCCGTCGCCAAGGCGTCCATGGCGGTGGCGGCACAGCAGCCAcggccccggccccggcgcCGGCGACGTTGTCCAAGACCTTCCTCCGGTGGAAGCCGAGGGAAACTCCGCCGTAGGGGGGAAGAAGAGCTTCTGGGGAGCGGTGAGCCTCATCATCGGCACGGCGGTCGGGCCGGGCATGCTGGGCCTGCCGTCCGCCACCATCCGCTCCGGCCAGGCGCCCTCCGCGGCCGCCATACTGCTGTCCTGGGTCTACGTCGTGTCCTCCATCGTCCTCGTCGCCGAGCTCAGCTTCGCTGCCATGGTGCGTGACGGCGTCGACGAGGTCAGCTTCACGGGACTTGCGTCGAGCACCCTGGGGGCGGGCCTTGGCGCGGTCGTCGCTGTCGTGTACGCCGCGCTCAGCTTCTCCCTGCTCGTCGCCTGCGTCGCCGGCATCGGATCGCTCGTCTCCCAGCTGTTCCCCGGGGTGAACCCGGTCCTGGCCAACGCCCTGTTCCCCTGCTTCGCCGGCGTCCTCATCGCCTTCTTCCCCTTCAAGGCCGTTGACGGCGCCAACCGAGCCCTCTGTGGCCTGATGCTAGTTTCGATTACAGCTCTCGTGGTGACTGGCGTGTCCGTCGGCCGCACCAGCTTGCTGAGATCTCTCAGCTATGCTACCTGGAGTCCAGGAGCGATCCTGCCGGCTATACCGGTGACCGTGCTCACGCTGGGGTTTCATGTCATCACACCGTTCATCTGCAAGATTGTGGGGGACTCGGTGTATGATGCTCGGAAGGCGATACTGATTGGGGGCGCTGTGCCATTGGCCATGGTGCTGTCATGGAATGCCGTCATTCTAGGGCTGGCTAGTGCTGGTGGCAATGCTGGGTTTGATGACCCTATCAAGCTCCTTCTCTCAGTGAATCCAGCTGCGCTGCCTGCTGTTCGAGGCTTTGCTTTTGCTGCACTGGCGACGAGCCTGATAGGGTATGCAGTGAGCTTTCCAAAGCAGTTGGCGGACACAGTGGAATTGATTCGTCAGAGGTTTTCTCAGAAGCAAGGAAGTGCGCACCAACCTAATGCTAGCAGTGACAGAAATGGGGCGATTCTGACATGGACGGTGCTGATCATTCCCATCTTTATTGCATCGTTCTTCTCAGCAGCCTTCTCCAAGGCACTGGATTTTGCTGGGGTTTATGCAAactgcttcctatttgggattCTGCCTCCTGTTATGGCCTGGATCCATCGGTCACAGATGAAAAAGAGGTAAGCTGTAAGATATGATTTATAGCTGTCAAAATTAGTATAACTGTAAAAAAATCAAACGGAATATTTGCATACATCAAGTGCATAGTAGTAGTTAATATAGATATAGAGCATTGTGAATCTCTGAAATGGTAATTTTGCGATTGCATACACTAATCTCTAGGCTATCAGAATTGGTGCTCAGTAACTAAGTACCTAAATTAAGTGACCCTTTATTTCTGACAATACACTTTTTAAATCAGAGGTCAGCTTCAAGAAGGCACTTAGTTCATTTTGTTTCTTACTACTAAATTAGCCTCAGGAAAGTATTGTCCATATCATTTTTGGTCCTGACTTGTACCTCCTTCAGTCTTTATCGATGTGAACCTATCATTGTTTGGACCACTGCTATCGAAAGGTTTAGTTGTGCAACAAGGTgttcttccttaattattttCAGTTAACCAATCATCGATGTTGTGTCACTTTAGGCATACAGAAGTTCCCTTTACCAATTGCATTCAGATCAAATGATAGCCTCTTTTGTCTTTACTTGTATGAGTAAAATTATTTGATCTATCTGATAGGGCCTAAGCAGTCATTTTTTTAATAGCAAAAATATCTTATTGTGTAAAAGGTGATATAAACCTAATCCAGTAGGTTGAGCTTATGGACTCTTAGTCTGTAGATGATGTTCATATCATGTCACTTAAGTGTTTATGAATATTGAACGCAATTTTGATAATCTGTTTCATCCTTTAGATCTCCTGATTCATGTGAAGATATTTTGCCCGGTGGAAATGCTGCTCTGATGATACTTTTCGTTATTGCTGTGATCCTAGCAATCTGGCACTAGTAGATGGTAAGCAGCACGTCAGGGTTGTTTCTTTGTCAGACCGTTCGTCAGTGAATCGAAAGCACTAAAGGCGGCTAGAAACTTCAGCTTTTCAGTATTCATGGCATCATGTTTGAACTGCTCTCCGCGTATCATGATTTTCTTCTTTATTTGTTCCTCAGTTGATTGCTAATTAACTATTTACCCATTGAAATTTCTCAGTTCTAAGATTCTGGTGAAACCAATTGTCTTTTTATATCAAGATTGTATCTTCACTTCTCAACTTTCAGTTGTT encodes:
- the LOC8069117 gene encoding UDP-glycosyltransferase 88B1, which produces MEKKTVVLYPGVGVGHLAPMLELAKAFLRHGGDQVDVAIAVFEPPVYANGFASTVARAKASNASVALHVLSPPPPPPAASDDAEPDVPLARMLRFLRATNAPLRDFLRALSSSSSSSRCVQAIVLDMFCADALDVAAELGLPAYFFFPSGTAGLACFLGLPAMRARVGTSFAALGNSAVLSFPGAPPFTVADLAQGLADDGEACKGIIGVAARMPEARDILINSFESLEPRAMWALRDGLCVPDRPTPPVYCVGPRMGQEVRRAPLEIKVCPVTYHRHHWSRGTDIDIHCGREAPPGARVPAAGRPHGEHRCRRRGTGGKRTGEVAL
- the LOC8078447 gene encoding uncharacterized protein LOC8078447; translated protein: MLLSGRHHKFPPSSPPASFRSPHLRRLRPLRPPPTLASANPPPPPSPLPSHFPSPRRPWRWRHSSHGPGPGAGDVVQDLPPVEAEGNSAVGGKKSFWGAVSLIIGTAVGPGMLGLPSATIRSGQAPSAAAILLSWVYVVSSIVLVAELSFAAMVRDGVDEVSFTGLASSTLGAGLGAVVAVVYAALSFSLLVACVAGIGSLVSQLFPGVNPVLANALFPCFAGVLIAFFPFKAVDGANRALCGLMLVSITALVVTGVSVGRTSLLRSLSYATWSPGAILPAIPVTVLTLGFHVITPFICKIVGDSVYDARKAILIGGAVPLAMVLSWNAVILGLASAGGNAGFDDPIKLLLSVNPAALPAVRGFAFAALATSLIGYAVSFPKQLADTVELIRQRFSQKQGSAHQPNASSDRNGAILTWTVLIIPIFIASFFSAAFSKALDFAGVYANCFLFGILPPVMAWIHRSQMKKRSPDSCEDILPGGNAALMILFVIAVILAIWH